A stretch of DNA from Triticum urartu cultivar G1812 unplaced genomic scaffold, Tu2.1 TuUngrouped_contig_4956, whole genome shotgun sequence:
GCGCGGGGCTTCCGGCTGGCCGCCTCCGGGCGCTTCGTCGGCGCCGCGTCCCGCCGCGACGGCGCCCTGCTACTTCGAAGCTGTATCGTACGTCGTTTTTCTCTTGTCCGCGCTATACTCATAGATCTGTTTTCTCCCGCTCTGCTTTCGTTTTTCTCCATGCGACGTGCGTCTCCGaccccatccatccatccatccatggaTGCTTGGTCGAGCGCTGTCGCTACACGTAGTGACGCCTCGGTGCTTCTCTCTTTTGCCTTTATAAAATCTTGCCGTTTTCTCTGGGCACATGCATGGGTGGTTTCTCCTGTTCTCATGCATGAACAGTGAGTTCTTGCAATGCAAAAGCCATCCTGCAGACAGTAGCTAGCGCTTCTTGTTTCGTCTCTGTCGTTGTTATCTTGGAAACTAGCAGTAGTAGATGTAGAGTAGACATTATTTCGGCAACTTTGCGGTCAAGGCTGCAGATTCTTGGGATCCGTCTTGGCTATAGACGGCAGGGGGTCGCCGTGAGATCCCATCCCATCCTTGTGGAGTGCCGGTCGGAGCCTCCCCGTCCCATGCAAGGCCACCCACCTTTTTCTTTCTTTGATTGATCTCCTGTGTCTTTCCCCGGCGTTCTTCTTTTGCGAAAGTTTTTCTGTCGTTGTTGGATGGTCTTGGTCTTATGGTTTCCGTCTGGTCCTTGTCCTCGTTCGGGGCAGAAGGGCAAAGCGACGAACGTACCATCCGTCCGTTGGGACATGGCAGACGCATCCGTCCGTCCGTGTACGTGTCTTCCATACATTTTGGGCAAAGCAGGAGGCCTGTTGGTGTTGTTGCCCTTGCCACCTTTGTTGCTGCCTGGTGCACTTCTGTTTGTGATTCCTTTGGCTCTGCCCTGCCTGCATGCGGTCCCGCGGCAGCTTTTGGTTTTGTCTTTGCTCGGATGGATCTCCTGTAGCGCAAATCCGTGTGGCTCTCTGTGTTTGCATGCAGTCCGTCGTGGTCAACTTTCTTTTTTGGGGGAGATTCTTTTTCCCCTCTCGGTCCAGCCTTGGACGTTTCCTCTTTGTGTATGTATGTGGGTGGAACAACAGTGGTAGATCTGTTTTTTTTCGCTGAATGGTCGACACGTACGGGGATTTAAATATTAGTACTTTTTTGACGTGAGGTTTAATATTATTGTTTTTCAGCTTTTTACAGTTAGCTCTATTTTGCTTTAAAATCTCATTCTCTGCTCATACATGTATGCGTACCTCCTTTGTTGCCAAACTATTTTATATTCCAAATGCAAAAAAACTACTTTATATTCGTCTAGTCCATTTATAAATGGTGAATTGGCGGCGAATTATTTTGCTACTCCTCGTAACAAGTACTCCTATCTGGTATACAGTCCGTAGTTCCTTTTTTAAAGTACAAACAGCACGCAGGTCCTTTTTTTTACTAGACGCAGTACGCAGGTCCTTTTTTCTATACTATACACACGGTACACAGGTCCGCTTATTGTATTCTGTACCGCATGATTGCACCAAGATTCGTGCCCTCGCACCCACCCCCACCATGCCGACCCAGCCTCCCACTCAACCCCTCCTCACCCGGACGGAGCGCCGCCGCCCCTTCTCCGCCTCCGGCCTGCTCGCCCGCGGCCCGTCAGGAACCCTAGCATGGCCGTGCCAGAAAATTACTCTACTGTGCTGTGCCCCCTTGAGTATTGGGAGTTCGATTTGGGATCCAGACTTCTTCCCCCACTTGATTGACTCTATACTACAGGGCTTCTTCCGTTTCAACTGGATTTTTTTCTGGTCTCTGTAAGTCGAAATGGAGGCCGGCACATGGTATGTCTTGCCGTTTGCCTGCTACATTTCCAGTCCTGCGATGCCACTAGCAGCTAATTTGTTTATTGCCTAATTTTGGTTTACTGGTTTCTTAAGATCCGCTAGTTTTTCTTTTCCCTCACAGATTGAATGAAGTATAGCATAAGTACTGAGAATTACAATATttcatttgatttttttttaaattcatTGGACACTAATCAGAGGGCTAATCGTCTCTATTCTGTGTACTGAATGTAGAACAGAGTCTCTCTTGTTTGTGCATACATACTGATGTTGAAATGTGTTGCTGTAGGTCTCCATTAACCCGGAGTCAAAATCAAGGGCTGTGAACAGGGAGGTACTCAGTGAGCTAATCAAGTTGCACGGCAAGACATCCCTTGGGGGCAAATTGCCTGCCTACGATGGAAGAAAGAGTCTTTACACTGCAGGCTCACTCCCTTTTGAGTCTGAGGAGTTTTCTGTTACACTGGTTGCTCCGGAAAAGAAAGACAAAGAAAAGTAAGATTGGATTCTTTACCTTCAGTCTTGTCCAACTTGATTACCCATTGTATTTGTTTTTTAGCTACTAACTTGTTCCCTCTTCATTTGCAGGGCTGAAAGGGAGTACAAGATCACCATTCGGATTGCTGGGAGGACAGACCTGTACCACCTCCAACAGTTTCTCAAAGGAAGACAGAGGGATATGCCTCAAGAAACCATCCAAGTTCTTGATGTTGTCCTCAGGGAGTCACCATCCTGGAAGTATGACATCCACATTCCAGTTTCTTGCCATCAGTTTTTCTTCATCATACTAGCTAGTTCTCTAGAGCCCTAACACTATTGCACTTTTTCATTGCAGCTATGTCACAGTGTCCAGATCCTTCTTCACCACCACCTTTGGTCACAGAGGAGACATTGGTGAAGGATTAGAGTGCTGGAGAGGTTACCACCAGAGCTTACGTCCAACCCAGATGGGGCTGTCACTCAATATAGGTactcctctcccctcccctcccctgtCTGTTACCGTTACTGTTATCCGATTGCAGTGTGTCCTAGCCTTGTTTATCTGATGATCTGCACTTCCATTTTTCAGACATATCTGCAACATCCTTCTTCAAGTCTGTGACAGTGGTCCAGTTTGTGCTAGAGTTCCTCAACTTACGTGATGCCTCGCGGCCTCTGACAGACAGGGACCGTGTTAAGGTACTATTCATCTATGCTAACCTAGTTTCAGAATCCATGTTATGTACATTGCACcattttattggcttgaaatagtTGACTAATCTGTTCCTATGCACTATATGCAGATAAAGAAAGCACTCCGTGGGGTGCGTGTCGAAACAAACCACCAGGAAGACCAAATCAGAAGATACAAGATAACAGGGATTACTCCTGTTCCTATGAGCCAGCTCATGTAATTAACTAACCTCAAATGCTATAATGTTTTCCATTATGTATTTTCTCTCTATGTTCTGGTGCAACTAATCAGGGTTGCTGGAATATTAAAAAGATGTGTAGTTGTATAGATTTTTGGCTTATTGCATCTTCATTGATGTTGGTGTGCCAGGAACTGGTTAGGGGAATAATTTTGTTTACAACATTCTTCCTGTGGCATATGCATTTGATTTTGGCAGCATAGCAAAGATCTGTTTGTGCCAAGTTGTTGCCTGTTCACAATTTTCCTTATGAATGTTTATACCACGGTTTCCTTTTTAGCATCTATCCATGATTATTGTTCCCTTTCTAATAGCACTCCACTCGTGTTGTTTTGTTTGTTGTTAGATTTCCTGTTGATGAGAGAGGAACAAGAATGTCAGTTGTTCAGTACTTCATGCAAAGATACAACTACAATCTGCAGTATACTTCTTGGCCCTGCTTGCAGTCTGGAAGTGATGCGTGGCCTGTGTATCTGCCTATGGAGGTATTGTGTTCATGCCTGCTTCATCATATTTGAATTATGCATTGTTTGCTCATGCTTCTCTACAAATTGATTGTAGGCGTGCAAGATTGTTGAAGGGCAAAGGTACTCTAAGAAACTGAATGACAAGCAGGTCACCAACATACTTAGAACTACCTGTCAACGTCCCCAGCAGAGGGAGCAAAGCATTCGTGAGGTATGTACCTGTTGTCAACTGCATTCTGTAAATACCTGCCCATATCTTCTCACATATGGTAGTTCATTCCAATCTGTTCGAACTCATGTAGTTAGGAATGTCCTTTTCAAGGCATATTTGTCATGTTTGCCTGTAATGTGCAGTCTTTCTCATAACACTCTTTTTCACACTGTAGATGGTTCTGCACAACAAGTATGCTGAGGACAAGTTTGCTCAAGAGTTTGAAATCAATGTCTGCAGTGACCTGGTCTCTGTTCCAGCCCGTGTGCTGCCTCCCCCCATGGTAAGAATGCTGTATTTTTCCCCCTTTCTCTGAGCTGCTTAACTGGAAGGATTTGTGGTAATCACATCCTTCGTATGTGTTCCAGTTGAGATATCATGATTCTGGAAAGGAGAAAACTTGTGCGCCAAGTGTTGGACAGTGGAACATGATTAACAAGGTATTTCCCTGTTCATTGTCTTCACTCCCAATTTTACTATGCATTACTTTTTCTTGGAACTAAATACATGGAGAACTTGTTGAGTTTCTTCTTTGTTTGTTCTTAATGTATTGGACAGGTCATTATTTTGTATGTAGCAACTCAAATTATTTTGCTTGATCGCATTTTATTGATCATGTAGTTTTCACACTGGTTACTTAAATTGAGAAACAGTTGAGCTTGTCTGTGACTTGGCTCATCATTTTGTATGTAGTATATCGATTATGGTACAAATGATAGGTCTCATTTGAGTTTTTTTACTGCAGAAAATGATCAATGGAGGAATCATAGACAACTGGGCCTGTGTGAGTTTTTCACGCATACCTCCTGAGGAGGTACACAGGTTCTGTTGTGATCTGATTCAGATGTGCAATATGACTGGAATGGTAAAAGGCTTGCATTGCTTTCCTGTTTCTCAGGCATTTATGATTTATGTGTGTATGTTATAGCTGACTGACTTGTGTTTTCCAACCCTGTAGTCTGTCAATCCAAGGCCACTTGTAGACAACCGATCAGCTAGCCCCAACCACATCGAGAATGCCTTGAGGGATGTATACAGGAGGACTACCGAAATGCTTGGAAAACAGGGAAGCGAAAAACAGCTACAACTGTTAATCGTAATCCTACCTGAAGTCAGTGGTTCTTATGGTATGCATATGGCTCCTCTGGTTAATCCCCTTCCACCTTCTCTTGGATTTCTGTAGATTCATGTGTGTGCCACGTTTAATTTTGCAGGGAAAATCAAGAAGGTTTGTGAGACTGACCTTGGGATCGTGTCTCAGTGCTGCCTGCCAAGGCATGCTGCCAGACCAAACAAGCAATATTTGGAGAATGTTGCACTCAAAATCAATGTGAAGGTAACATAACCACCTGGTCTATGTTTTACATTCAGTTTCCATGGAATGTTGATTCGTTGTCTACTTCGGTTTCTGTTGAATGTGATAATTCTGTGTCTTGACTAGGTCGGAGGACGCAACACAGTTCTGGAGAGAGCTTTTGTGCGAAATGGCATACCGTTTGTGTCCGAAGTCCCAACAATCATCTTTGGTGCTGATGTTACACACCCCCCACCTGGAGAGGACTCTGCATCATCAATTGCTGCGGTTAGTTCTTCCCCGTAGCTAACAGTTTGTCAATTCATTATTTGTTTCTATCTGAATTTATCTTTCAAATGGAATTATAATCTTGATGCACATACCTGTTGAGTACAAATAGACTTATCCATTTCTTTTATTGGATTGATGTAGGTGGTGGCATCAATGGACTGGCCAGAGATCACCAAGTACAGCGGTCTTGTCTCTGCTCAACCACACAGGCAGGAGATAATTGAAGACCTCTTCAGTGTCACCAAAGATCCACAGAGGGGTAATGTCAATGCTGGCATGATAAGGTGAGTTTTGTGATTAGTCAGAGACGATTGCTAGCAATTGCCCTGTGGATCAACTACTAACCTGACATAATTTTCTCTACAGGGAGTTACTGATTGCCTCCCGCTGGAACACAGGCCGGAGGCCTGAGAGGATACTCTTCTACAGGTATGTGCACAATTTCATGACGCTCTTTTCATCCTGTCCATTCAACGGGACTGCCTGACTGATCATTCTCATGTACAGGGATGGCGTAAGTGAAGGCCAATTCAGCCATGTTCTGCTTCATGAAATGGACGCAATCAGGAAGGTAAGTTGCATCAAATTTCTGCTTTGGTCTACCTCTTCTGATGTTATATCCCTGGCTTTTGTCATTCTGATGGTTTTTTACTTTGTTGTTACAAGGCCTGTGCCTCTTTGGAGGAGGGGTATATGCCCCCAGTCACCTTTGTGATTGTCAGGCATCACGCCAGGCTGGATATCCCTGAGGTTCCTGGGAGGTGTGATATGACTGACAAGAGTGGGGACATACTTCTTGGTTAGTAGTAACAGTCGTCGTATTTTGTCACTGATAACAACTGTCTCCGCTACTTGTTGAAGCATTGCTGATTATGATTGGGTGCATTTCTATTTCTGTTGTCCTGCAGGAACGTTGGCTGATAAATCAGAATTTGATTTCTACTTGTGCAACAATGCTGGCACTCAGGTACCCATTTCGCACACATGTTTTTTTTTTCTATTCTTTTTATCTCCAATGCTTGCATACTGAGTGCTGCTTGTAAATCCTTCTCAGGGAACCAGCAGTTCAACACATTACCATGTTCTTTATGATGAGAATCACTTCACAGCCGATGCGCTTAAGTCGCTGACCAACGATCTCTGCTACACGTAATCCTCTctttcttcctctctctctctctctctctctctctctctgttgtGTTATGACTCTGATGATGGTTTAATTCTGATCCATATGCAGCTCTACCTGCCGCACTCGCGCAGTCTCTGTTGGTGAGTTTTCCATGCTCCGTTTTCTGCTTCAATTTGCTTGAAGTTTGATCTGTTCTGATCTCTAGTAAAGTTTCCTTGATCTCTACTAGAGGTTGATCATATGGCATGCCATTTCTTCTGTGGGTTGATGAATGTGTATTGAGGGCCTTTGGTCTGAAACTCAAAATTAGCATGAACTGCTTGACAAATAGGCTTAGTTTATTGATGAATAATGCATTGAGTAGTTTCCATTCCTCTGTAAGTTTATTAATGAACACACTGAGTAGTTTCCATTCCTTTGTTCTATGTCTTGTATGTTTACGTTGCATTGAAGCATCTTTCCCTTAGGAGCATATGCCGTTTTTAGACTTATTACTTGGTTAACATAGCCATTGTTCTATTTCTACACCCTGTGACATTTACCTCCAGAAGAAGCTAACTTGGCTGAACTTGTAATGCAGTCACACCGGCGTACTATGCCCACCTGAAGGGTATAATTCGTGCGCGCTAC
This window harbors:
- the LOC125528561 gene encoding protein argonaute MEL1-like isoform X1, which translates into the protein MVSINPESKSRAVNREVLSELIKLHGKTSLGGKLPAYDGRKSLYTAGSLPFESEEFSVTLVAPEKKDKEKAEREYKITIRIAGRTDLYHLQQFLKGRQRDMPQETIQVLDVVLRESPSWNYVTVSRSFFTTTFGHRGDIGEGLECWRGYHQSLRPTQMGLSLNIDISATSFFKSVTVVQFVLEFLNLRDASRPLTDRDRVKIKKALRGVRVETNHQEDQIRRYKITGITPVPMSQLIFPVDERGTRMSVVQYFMQRYNYNLQYTSWPCLQSGSDAWPVYLPMEACKIVEGQRYSKKLNDKQVTNILRTTCQRPQQREQSIREMVLHNKYAEDKFAQEFEINVCSDLVSVPARVLPPPMLRYHDSGKEKTCAPSVGQWNMINKKMINGGIIDNWACVSFSRIPPEEVHRFCCDLIQMCNMTGMSVNPRPLVDNRSASPNHIENALRDVYRRTTEMLGKQGSEKQLQLLIVILPEVSGSYGKIKKVCETDLGIVSQCCLPRHAARPNKQYLENVALKINVKVGGRNTVLERAFVRNGIPFVSEVPTIIFGADVTHPPPGEDSASSIAAVVASMDWPEITKYSGLVSAQPHRQEIIEDLFSVTKDPQRGNVNAGMIRELLIASRWNTGRRPERILFYRDGVSEGQFSHVLLHEMDAIRKACASLEEGYMPPVTFVIVRHHARLDIPEVPGRCDMTDKSGDILLGTLADKSEFDFYLCNNAGTQGTSSSTHYHVLYDENHFTADALKSLTNDLCYTSTCRTRAVSVVTPAYYAHLKGIIRARYYVEGDSLNAGLNPRISGQSLPKILLLGGCRRRQVRREPSPIPPELRVPLTTQENLWGHVQKHYTFPDVWVFNHHKIEGQEEDVNLIDDAGCIMALALTRTFVDAQDTQQSWNGKISTTDFMIINGIPVLRTPPPFKGNDEMYIKDKCALKRILRLIFLRYGGEFQYMERFLNLLNDPVRVLQRWAREYIKNPMVFKTTDQKGKTVIGIFKMYNGLSGDRKARFRTLVNQVFCPFWPAAKNNYQSFTYRAVPSECFWERIQGRLLGVLPVP
- the LOC125528561 gene encoding protein argonaute MEL1-like isoform X2 — protein: MPQETIQVLDVVLRESPSWNYVTVSRSFFTTTFGHRGDIGEGLECWRGYHQSLRPTQMGLSLNIDISATSFFKSVTVVQFVLEFLNLRDASRPLTDRDRVKIKKALRGVRVETNHQEDQIRRYKITGITPVPMSQLIFPVDERGTRMSVVQYFMQRYNYNLQYTSWPCLQSGSDAWPVYLPMEACKIVEGQRYSKKLNDKQVTNILRTTCQRPQQREQSIREMVLHNKYAEDKFAQEFEINVCSDLVSVPARVLPPPMLRYHDSGKEKTCAPSVGQWNMINKKMINGGIIDNWACVSFSRIPPEEVHRFCCDLIQMCNMTGMSVNPRPLVDNRSASPNHIENALRDVYRRTTEMLGKQGSEKQLQLLIVILPEVSGSYGKIKKVCETDLGIVSQCCLPRHAARPNKQYLENVALKINVKVGGRNTVLERAFVRNGIPFVSEVPTIIFGADVTHPPPGEDSASSIAAVVASMDWPEITKYSGLVSAQPHRQEIIEDLFSVTKDPQRGNVNAGMIRELLIASRWNTGRRPERILFYRDGVSEGQFSHVLLHEMDAIRKACASLEEGYMPPVTFVIVRHHARLDIPEVPGRCDMTDKSGDILLGTLADKSEFDFYLCNNAGTQGTSSSTHYHVLYDENHFTADALKSLTNDLCYTSTCRTRAVSVVTPAYYAHLKGIIRARYYVEGDSLNAGLNPRISGQSLPKILLLGGCRRRQVRREPSPIPPELRVPLTTQENLWGHVQKHYTFPDVWVFNHHKIEGQEEDVNLIDDAGCIMALALTRTFVDAQDTQQSWNGKISTTDFMIINGIPVLRTPPPFKGNDEMYIKDKCALKRILRLIFLRYGGEFQYMERFLNLLNDPVRVLQRWAREYIKNPMVFKTTDQKGKTVIGIFKMYNGLSGDRKARFRTLVNQVFCPFWPAAKNNYQSFTYRAVPSECFWERIQGRLLGVLPVP